The Ostrinia nubilalis chromosome 27, ilOstNubi1.1, whole genome shotgun sequence genomic interval agttattaTGTAATCGATATTTGAATTACTTAATTCtgttaaattattgttttgttgGTAAAAGAAAAGTCGCTCTCCTGCTATCTGTGCGCTTAGAACTGCGGAACGGATTTTAATGTGACTTtcagagtgattcaagaggaaggtttatgtaTCAAGGTTTATatgtactagctgtgcccgcgactctGTACGCATGAacatagtttgaataatatttcacgTTGTTGCAACATTTTCTTTACTGATCCGTCCCTATTGGTtttagggtgatgttatatggTCTAAAGTagggtaatattattattagttagcAGATATGCTAGAGCGATTGAGGAATTACAACAGGAACTGTCATGTATCTTTGTCTAGAGAGGCTGCCTAAGTCAATTTTAAAATTCGTATCTTTACAACATAaagattaagaataatacaaataattaacctacatagactaaatatttacaaatatttacaaataaaaaatatgtcccaagtcgctgtccaaacaacgcgacatggtgcccagaatgctggctgcatttccacgctgaatggccaaactgattcgttggccaagaaatgcgccagctcttctatcacctgtacagtcaatcagccgcttggctaattccctgtacaggcgatgagcacttggtccccacggacctagcgtctcgaccccaaatggctcaaacatgtaggtactactaaGACCGTATCTCTCACTCATCCGTTCTTTTCTCCAACAGAGCACTATCTAAGAAGCACGACCACGGTGGCGGCATCGACTCCATCACCATCTCCACCGGTGGGAACAAGGATAAGaagatgaagaagaaaaagCAGAAACCGCCCAAGATCCACCTTGTCCACCCCATGATGGTGGCGCCTATGCAGAAGGCTGATAAAGGTACCTTACGGGCATaatatacttttatttatttactagctgacccggcgaactttgttccgccttaatggcaataaataagcagactttttttttatttcgaacgggataaaaagtatcctatgtccttctcctggctctaaactacctccctgacaattttctgctaaatcggttcagccgttcttgagttataagtggtgtaactaacacgactttcttttatatatataagatttaaaatcttcattgcacacataaaaaacagtggtacagtaggcctaagatgcgcgccgtgataacttttattgacgtcaatttgtatgggcaaaattgataaaatggcgtgataaccgcttatcacggcgcgcatcttaggcctacaggcgAGCTttatgccatgtggcattctcttccagctaaccagaaaattagacaaaacagagaatttacgtaggcggtgcaaaatagtacaaatacaaaCTTTACGTTTAACTTTTAGTTACATAATGTACCATCAGGCACCATCATTTATCATCAAATGACCCGTCTACTCGTTTGGCTCCTGtaccataaaaaaaaatttttcgtaTCGTAATAACGTATTTCATCAGcaagaagacgtagtgtgggcaggccctctactaggtggactgacgatctggtgagggtcgcagAAAgtgcctggatgtgggcagtaCAGGACCGGTTGTCATGGAAGtgcttgggggaggcctttgtccagcagtggacggcatttGACTGTAACGAACTAacgtattttagtaaaaaaaaagtttaaaaaagtgcaGGGAAGTCGATATCATAAATGTAttttgaactcctcctatgttcttctgattcaattctttgcgggtccaatgacagcttaactttcccccggggacaaacttgaccttcactggttgggtttcattggaggccaaACTTTAgaacctggctacacaggagttgcagtggtgggaaagagagatGGGTCTCTAGCTATAATGTATTTAAGAGTGCATTAATTGTGTATTGTAATAGTATGTATAGtgcatttttgattttgtttgtcaccAGGTTTCTAAACTTCCTATGAACATAATCCTTAAATTTTAAAGGTCGTGGCTTCGATTCCTCCAAAGTCCAGTCTTGGGTGATCGGGGAAGAAGCGAGGAATGTCCCTCAGAACTCTTCTAGAAGGGGGAGGGGGCTGGTCTCCGAGTTTTGGGACTTGGGCGAGGCAGCGTTGGATGCTGCTGCTGAGCATGCGATGAAGAGCGATGAAAAAGAGGATGGGGTTGCGGATAAAAGCTCTTTGGAAGGTTGGTGATGGGTGCATCTTGATGTATAGGTTATTACTTAATTCATAGGATTCTAGAAGTATTTCATCATTATCTACACGAGACCACCactttgcaacggagggaagtcgatattatacagggtgttaatttaaatcctcgccatatttagggagttgattcaGTAGCTTATTTACTAAttcttttttaaatgttcgttgaagtccaaggatgatTTCTGCGGCGACAAAAATTGGATTAATTTTCGAGAAAACCCTAAAACAGCGCTttttccacgcgggcgaagccgcaggtGGAAAGCTATttcctaataaaattaaaatatgtttaatatCAGTTATTCTTACCGAGTTGAAACATGACAGCAAGCAACGACTACTACAAGTCTCTCAGCGACTACTACTACCTACTGACTACAAGTCACTCAGCGAACTATAGAATAGTCAACAAGGACACATGGAGTGCTGATCTTCATTGAAACTCAGTAAATGGAAATTTTACATGCATCCTGATCATGCATTTTGCATTTTGTTTGCATGAGAGCATGATTTGTCATTGTTATGATACCTAGCattgttattttagtttagCATGGCACGTTTTAGAAACATGTTTTGTGTGAATGATCAGAGAAGTAACCTACACGAAAATGTttgcaatgttttttttattttgtcggCAGCATGTTGATACCTACCCCAAAATGGATTTTAAACTGTATAGACcgtgtcatccacgaagacgcgccccaccattcatccgcaaatgtttgagtgttatcggcacACGCttaatcatccatgagtgcacacgcacactacaataatgatgctcggattgctcggatcaaactccccgcaccccgcgcgaccgagacgaaaaattggtggggcgcgtcttcgtggatgaaacgatctaagtatatgtatttttaaatcaatacTTTGAGGCTGggatttttaagaaaattatgCAATTGTTTACAGTTTAATCTAATTTATTCTTCTATCACGTTCTAGAACAAAGAGgcaagaagaaaaagaaaaagaaggcgATCCTCAAGCTACTGATTCTAGGAGCTGTATTGAAAGCCAAAATCGGAACCTTATTACAAATTCTATCGTTCAAATTACAggtgattaattttaatatttaaaaatacctaatttaCTTAGAACCCTAAAAAGACGAGCTTAGGACTGATATTGCATTTAGGTAActgtccacaaggtggaccgacgacatcataaaggtagcaggaaggcgctggacgcaggccgctaccaaccgggcaacatggaaagcattgggggaggcctatgttcagcagtggacgtcctatggctgagatgatgaagatgatgaactgtaaatttttcaagctttcatttcattttaccAGTTTTATTCATAGATCCATTTCTTCCATGGGTGGATTATTTCAGAGTAGAGTCAATGGTGTTCGAGGTTGTTAAATTACGATTGACTTGACATTAGAACATTGAGATAAACTTTATCCatacaatgttttatttgtttactgcATGGGCTATCAAAATGAGCATAGGACATAAAAGAGATTTAAAAAACAGACGACCAAAGTCAAAAGATCTAAGGAAGTCTTTGAAATTAACAGAATTATACTAGCTACTCAGCAAATAACGTTCTAATGTTGGCTGTAGATTATTCTAGATAACAATGAAGATAATGATTATTCTTCTTCACCAGGTTAAATTCTTCCTCATCGCTCTTATTGGCCTGGGCATCAACCTAGCTCGGCTCTGGATCGACCTGAAGAACAAACACAGTTCGCAACCGCAGAAGgtaagttttaattaataatttacagGTTTCTTTATGTTAACTCACATAGGTATTATACATATAAGTACATACTCGTTGAACGAAAGTTTTAACAGGTGAAACAAAACAATATAGTCGAAAATAGATGAGTTTTTCGTAAATTTCAAGATTGTTTTCTAACCCATAAAGCCTCgggaaataaattaaaagatgtAAGTCGTTTTACCTaaccaaaataattaaagtttttagttaggataataacaattaaataaatcagtCTTTAAAGtaactctactctctctacatttaactaactacaaataaaatcttaaattataaaagttttaagtatttataacaaaaaattatatacagcatttaaatttttgtaataataacataaataacaaTTAATAGGAATTAACACATCTTTTACTTTTTAGTATAACAACAGTAAACATGCAAAATCATTGTTTTTCATTcgttttcgttgactgtacttagtgcaaaagccgaaaaaaatatgatattattaatttaaatcgggtgcgtcgaccacgggtggtCTCGCTGACATAAtttgacgtaataaaaaatccaGGCACTGACTAAGTTACAAGCTAGACATATAGTTAAATCCAACAGTCTATTTATAACTCGGTAATCTGTGTTCTGCTTACGAGGCGATAACCTCGTACACTGGAGACCTCAAAATTAAAACGTTTACTTTCTCTCACTCTAATTGTTGAACTTGCTGAGATCACGCACTCGTTAAGATCGGTTTGATACTTGTTAAGATAGTcagtccgtattcacaaacactatgaggtctcacagtgcgcgtggacgcacagggtgacacacgaaccaattacagagctctattcaacgctgtgcattcgatttgctgcttcatttaagcaagcatcgtttgtgaatacgggagtatGGTAGGTAGTGATATCCGAtacttacgcctgtattcacacattactatgaggtctcacagtgcgcgtggacgcacagggtgacacacgaaccaatcacagagctctattcaacgctgtgcgttcgatttgctgcttcacttaagcaagcatcgtttgtgaatacgggtgtatgtAACGTAAGTGATATATGTGTAAAATTGAAGTATGTCTGTTTGCAATATGTAGAGTGAAATATAAAATGGTTCATACATATTTAAAGGTCACCTGCTTTGCAATGGGGGAAGTCGAACAATAACTtcaaactcctatgttcttctgattaatttcgttgcgggaccaatgacagtttaactttcccccgggacaaacttcttgaccttcactgggtgggtttttattggcggtaaaggtgtagatcctggctacaccggagttgcagcggtgggaacgggtgggaatagtcccgtggtaCATATTTACTAAATGCTCATAACAATTCGATACTTCTGCACCTTTATGAGTTCCCTAAAAATGCCCTAGATACTAATAactaaattttgatttttgaccTACATTTTGGCTAGTGTAATAGAATTTAGCAGAATATTCTATCAACGTCTCTTTTGCAACAACATaacctataataataaaaacaataagtaagtaacatacataaaaatacaCACAAAAATAACTGTGTTACCTTTTCATtccatgaatatttttttcacgactataattaaataatatcgtGTTTTTTTTATCGTGGAATAAGTGGTTAGGTATGTCTGtgatacaaataaaacaattttcaaGTAAATCAACTTAGAGTCACAGTACATCACTAGTCTAGCAATTGAATTTGTTACACTACAGCGTAAGTAATACTAATTGTTACATATTAAGGTCACTTTCTTTTGGCGCTGTCTGTTTGTGTAACATTCATATGTGAACGACAATTATGGGTTCCGTATGATAATAGAATTTATTTAATCTTGTGAAGCGACTGActagtttttagtttttatgtctgtcataacaacaatgttaacagcattgttgtgttccggcagttagaggtaagatagccagttcgtccgtcgttgaggattccgggtgaagctcgcttccaccttcggcccgatcacttaccatcaggtgagatacaggctaagagcttcctcgttgtggataaaaaaaaagtttgacgTTAAAAAAAACACTGTTAACTGAATTATGCGCTAGGCCtgtaaagaattttaatttaaacagtTTCTTCGTAAAAGTATTAATACTTTTCTTAGAAATCGTATCTACGGAAGGTCAATTACATACAGAATACTCGTTAGAAACGGATATAACGGGTGTCCGCAATTAGTTTAACTGCGTCTGCAATGCAGGATGAATCTTAATCGAATACACGTATTCTCTTACATTCTCTTGTAAGAGAATACGTGCCACAGCTTTGCAAAAGCTTGTATAAAATAAGAAGCTTCAAAGCTCAGCGATTTGATCAACAATTTCTCCGTAAAACATTAAACCTGCAGTGAAATGGTGATTCGCAGATTCCCCCAGAGAAAGTGCACTTTGACCTTAAATTGCACGAAACTACCAGCTACCTagggggaattataaaacgagcgactaaaaaaaaactttgcgactgatgatggcatactgttttgataccttgagcggtatgaatttgagtaagcgaaaaatttaccaaactaacgacgaatattgatcaataataaaatccagaacgagcttacaaaatgtgggttttgattattacatttcagacataaaaatactatccgggcgactaaattactaagtgagcgactagaaatacagagagggcaactttaatatgaagatacattagatttttctaattgaggatttactgaacgaactacaaaaaagttaatactaagcaaagttttgtgagctgctttattaatgattattggttactgatattatatttgaggtctcatgttttttattttgatacgctttattaatgaaaactacagattgttacagcgcgcgaattcgaatgggggcggggcgactgaccgaatttttaacaaaatatgtaagcaaacacgttttgggtctagcatttcagctcaaactaacaacaccgccacactggaagcaaaactgatacctattggaaGAAAGAAAATgaggccggcccgctaagtccaagccagcacttatcatacagtgacgatgagtaggtagagctcctcaatcctcataggtaccaatcaatgaaccttattaataagattacttttttttgggttgacagaagcgact includes:
- the LOC135084812 gene encoding uncharacterized protein LOC135084812, whose product is MAAKKFACLILILYFNQVQSASLLERSYEYFMNLGKSWAPSFMTFLDCIGEDEPFSCAKEKAGKLLDGWDEDVQKQRRSWQEAADAEVAASGRSLDQMPSRIGMQVEDSLNSLVEIVSHGVARALSKKHDHGGGIDSITISTGGNKDKKMKKKKQKPPKIHLVHPMMVAPMQKADKGRGFDSSKVQSWVIGEEARNVPQNSSRRGRGLVSEFWDLGEAALDAAAEHAMKSDEKEDGVADKSSLEEQRGKKKKKKKAILKLLILGAVLKAKIGTLLQILSFKLQVKFFLIALIGLGINLARLWIDLKNKHSSQPQKVIYYEHAQHQHHYDHEEDHGWGPWSRSIDPEETAELEDLPASPYHAQERQDVQYRPLLTKD